In Nicotiana tabacum cultivar K326 chromosome 19, ASM71507v2, whole genome shotgun sequence, one DNA window encodes the following:
- the LOC107780077 gene encoding uncharacterized protein LOC107780077, whose protein sequence is MSPFSLDFLSTRRSNLQSFLQSVTPIVPSKPLPRSNMDDQSRTWNSNGDEYFTLGDLWDCYEEWSAYGVGAPICLKDQDNETVVQYYAPYLSAIQIYTIRSPSTLRNSSGDEVDGTDFEVESWSDASDSTDKFSRSLSNNSISADSCVEVEGSRDRLGYLYFQYSETCTPYWRIPFADKIFELSQNYPGLATLKSTDLSAASWMAVVWYPIYHVPMKRIVKNVSASFLTYHTLSSSFQDAVEENFDSGIRLSPFGLAAYRMQNDIWINSDAQDYEKLNDLQNAADSWLKQLSFHHHDYNFFTSHNNIELGFSF, encoded by the exons ATGTCACCTTTTTCACTTGATTTCTTGTCAACAAGAAGATCAAATCTTCAGAGTTTCCTTCAATCTGTGACACCCATTGTCCCATCCAAACCTCTACCAAGG AGTAACATGGATGATCAAAGTAGGACGTGGAATTCAAATGGTGATGAATATTTCACACTTGGAGATTTGTGGGATTGCTATGAAGAATGGAGTGCATATGGTGTTGGTGCTCCTATTTGTTTGAAAGATCAAGATAATGAGACTGTTGTTCAATATTATGCTCCTTATTTATCTGCAATCCAGATTTACACAATCAGATCACCTTCTACACTGAG AAATTCATCTGGAGATGAAGTAGATGGCACTGATTTTGAGGTGGAATCTTGGAGTGATGCAAGTGACAGTACGGACAAGTTCTCAAGGTCTTTAAGTAATAACTCCATTTCTGCAGATTCATGTGTTGAGGTGGAGGGCTCAAGAGATCGTTTGGGCTATCTCTATTTTCAGTATTCTGAGACATGCACTCCTTATTGGAGAATTCCCTTTGCAGACAAG ATTTTCGAATTATCTCAGAATTATCCTGGACTCGCTACACTAAAGAGCACTGACTTGTCTGCTGCAAGTTGGATGGCTGTTGTTTg GTATCCAATTTACCATGTTCCAATGAAACGAATTGTTAAAAATGTTTCCGCAAGCTTTCTTACTTACCACACATTGTCATCATCTTTCCAAG ATGCTGTAGAAGAGAATTTTGATAGCGGGATTCGTCTTAGTCCATTTGGATTAGCTGCATACAGGATGCAAAATGATATATGGATAAATTCTGATGCACAAGATTATGAAAAACTAAATGATCTTCAGAATGCTGCAGATTCATGGCTGAAGCAGCTTTCCTTTCACCACCATGACTACAATTTCTTCACTTCACATAATAACATAGAGCTTGGTTTCTCATTTTGA